Proteins encoded within one genomic window of Mycoplasma phocoenae:
- the dnaX gene encoding DNA polymerase III subunit gamma/tau, which yields MSEKSYKALYRQYRPSLFSEVKGQDHIIKTLENIIVNQKISHAYLFSGPRGTGKTSVAKIFANVLNCEHKIDFDPCFDCINKGERNLDIWEIDAASNTGIDDIRNLKENIKHLPTGSKYKIYIIDEVHMLSKAAWNALLKTIEEPPKHVIFILATTDPQKIPVTVLSRVQRFNFKRITPNIIQQQLEYVYSEEGIDFETKALELIAILSNGAMRDALSMADQISIYAANRKVQKVDVEKMFGLVSNTSLIKLINLVKEKDINEILNKIHELIENGADIEKMVLSCINILTDYLVYKKTKNTALLNNTDIDELSKLKVNTIIAYEYLDLFISILKDLRYSDIPQQTLELGLLKLVSTKDDSDIDENCSLENQQESGLVKTVTEQPKSELHMDVTETKDTSLFTGEFTTNQNTDDVNELINQRTEADRNKLNEMFDDDDIFNTYIGNANKANENIIDTKPKSNHPLLDDIKVNELIENTREFSIHQNDITSEFSVVEGDILNQDDQYDPFAIDVHQTEITVAEDIFSDEHIEKINEIKQQNLEISDILNLFLNALKSKKTNNKNYQTEYQAIISAIKDNITDKQNQKFIKLFHNIKMIINTESFIVFSTSFEETLQIFNEFKQTAEFRQFIKKYFGRDICIFVILAEKIKAAREYWKQNEAEVSNMKIVPVTCKYTTTEKEEQLHKDNLEIFGDLYKIN from the coding sequence GCCCTTCGTTATTTAGTGAAGTGAAAGGCCAAGACCATATCATTAAAACTTTAGAAAATATTATTGTTAATCAAAAAATATCACATGCATATTTATTCAGCGGACCGAGAGGTACTGGTAAAACATCAGTAGCTAAAATTTTTGCTAACGTATTGAACTGTGAACACAAAATTGATTTTGATCCTTGTTTTGATTGCATTAATAAAGGAGAAAGAAATCTGGACATTTGGGAAATCGATGCAGCATCAAACACTGGAATTGATGATATAAGAAATTTAAAAGAAAATATCAAACACTTACCTACTGGGTCTAAGTATAAAATATACATAATTGATGAAGTTCATATGTTGTCCAAGGCAGCTTGAAATGCCTTGTTAAAAACAATTGAAGAGCCGCCTAAACACGTAATATTCATTTTAGCAACTACTGATCCACAAAAAATTCCCGTAACTGTCTTGAGTCGTGTTCAAAGATTCAATTTCAAAAGAATAACACCCAATATCATTCAACAGCAATTAGAGTATGTCTATAGTGAAGAGGGTATTGATTTTGAAACAAAAGCTTTGGAATTGATAGCTATTTTGAGTAACGGTGCAATGCGTGATGCTTTGAGTATGGCTGATCAAATATCTATATATGCAGCTAATAGAAAAGTTCAAAAAGTAGATGTTGAAAAAATGTTTGGATTAGTTTCTAACACATCTTTAATTAAATTAATCAATTTAGTCAAAGAAAAAGACATTAATGAAATTTTGAATAAAATTCATGAATTAATTGAAAATGGTGCAGATATAGAAAAAATGGTTTTATCATGTATTAATATATTAACCGATTATTTAGTTTATAAAAAAACTAAAAACACTGCACTTCTTAATAACACTGACATAGACGAATTAAGTAAACTAAAAGTTAATACCATAATTGCATACGAGTATTTAGATTTATTTATTTCGATTCTAAAAGATTTACGTTATTCAGATATACCACAACAAACATTGGAGTTGGGTTTATTAAAATTAGTTTCAACGAAAGATGATTCTGATATTGATGAAAATTGTAGTTTGGAAAACCAACAAGAGAGTGGACTAGTAAAAACTGTTACAGAACAACCTAAATCGGAATTACACATGGACGTTACTGAAACAAAAGATACTTCTTTATTTACTGGAGAATTTACAACGAATCAAAATACTGATGATGTTAATGAATTAATTAATCAAAGAACTGAAGCGGATAGAAATAAATTAAACGAAATGTTTGATGATGATGACATATTTAATACATACATCGGTAACGCAAATAAAGCAAATGAAAATATTATCGATACAAAGCCAAAATCTAATCATCCATTACTTGATGATATAAAAGTCAATGAATTAATTGAAAACACTAGGGAATTTTCAATACATCAAAATGATATCACTAGCGAATTCAGCGTAGTGGAAGGTGATATTTTAAATCAGGATGATCAATATGATCCATTCGCTATTGATGTACATCAAACTGAAATAACAGTGGCTGAAGATATATTCAGCGATGAACATATAGAAAAAATTAATGAAATTAAACAACAAAATTTAGAAATAAGCGATATATTGAATTTATTCTTAAATGCACTCAAATCTAAAAAAACAAATAATAAAAATTATCAAACTGAATATCAAGCAATTATCAGTGCAATAAAAGATAATATTACTGATAAACAAAATCAAAAATTTATTAAATTATTTCACAATATCAAAATGATAATAAATACTGAAAGTTTTATAGTGTTCTCCACATCATTTGAAGAGACGTTACAAATTTTTAACGAATTTAAACAAACAGCTGAATTCAGACAATTCATTAAAAAATACTTTGGTAGAGATATTTGTATATTTGTTATTCTTGCCGAAAAAATTAAAGCAGCTAGAGAATATTGAAAACAAAATGAAGCTGAAGTATCAAATATGAAAATTGTTCCCGTAACATGTAAATACACAACCACTGAAAAAGAAGAACAATTACACAAAGATAACTTGGAAATCTTTGGTGATTTATACAAAATAAATTAA
- a CDS encoding YbaB/EbfC family nucleoid-associated protein yields the protein MNINEMLKQAKKMQSQMELKEKELQKKEFVIEKLGITLTLTGDRKLKSVKINENLIDPEDPETLEDLIIVAFNEAMDKINMEFDELTNSIPTGSLPF from the coding sequence ATGAATATAAACGAAATGTTAAAACAAGCTAAAAAAATGCAATCACAAATGGAATTAAAAGAAAAAGAATTACAAAAAAAGGAATTTGTAATTGAAAAATTAGGAATCACATTAACTCTTACAGGAGATAGAAAATTAAAATCAGTTAAAATAAATGAAAATTTAATTGATCCAGAAGATCCAGAAACATTGGAAGATTTAATTATTGTTGCGTTTAATGAAGCAATGGATAAAATTAATATGGAATTTGATGAATTAACAAATTCAATACCAACAGGTTCATTACCATTTTAA
- the tmk gene encoding dTMP kinase translates to MTNCNKAKFITFEGMDGSGKTTIVKMLEEYIEKNMDKSAFMFTREPGGRKSKEAEKIRAIILDSENKLSSMVEALLFVASRRINLEENIWPALNANKIVISDRYYHSSLIYQGVLGGVGIGKVRDLNMMVTENTKPDLVIFFDLKPEISLERISKNRASFDRMESTDISYYQKLHNGYNNLISYEPEKFVVVDASKTINEVFEDVLTIFKNKVF, encoded by the coding sequence ATGACTAATTGTAACAAGGCTAAATTTATAACATTCGAAGGAATGGATGGTAGTGGAAAAACTACAATTGTAAAAATGTTGGAAGAATACATCGAGAAGAATATGGATAAATCTGCCTTTATGTTTACAAGAGAACCCGGGGGACGCAAAAGTAAAGAAGCTGAAAAAATAAGAGCAATAATTTTGGATTCTGAGAATAAACTAAGTTCAATGGTTGAGGCACTATTATTCGTTGCGAGTCGAAGAATAAATCTTGAAGAAAACATTTGACCAGCATTGAATGCAAATAAAATCGTTATTAGTGATCGTTATTACCATTCATCGCTTATTTATCAAGGAGTTTTAGGTGGCGTTGGTATTGGAAAAGTAAGAGATTTAAATATGATGGTAACCGAAAATACCAAACCTGATTTGGTAATATTTTTCGATCTAAAACCTGAGATATCATTAGAAAGAATTTCAAAAAATAGAGCGTCATTCGATCGTATGGAATCAACTGATATATCTTATTACCAAAAGTTACACAACGGTTACAATAACCTTATAAGTTATGAACCGGAAAAATTTGTCGTAGTTGATGCTTCCAAAACTATAAATGAAGTGTTCGAGGATGTGTTGACAATTTTCAAAAATAAGGTGTTTTAA